Below is a window of Culturomica massiliensis DNA.
AAAGAGGCACGTATTATGGCCGTACATGCCGGCCTGGAATGCGGTATTTTAGGTGCAAAATACCCGGGTTGGGACATGATTTCCTTTGGACCGACGATCTGCCACCCACATTCCCCGGACGAGAAAGTAAACATTCCGTCTGTCGGCAAATTCTGGGAATTCTTAAAAGAAACTCTCAAGGAAGCTCCTAAAAAATAAATACACAAGATAACGCCGGGTTTTACCCGGCGTTACTATTTTCTGTTTTTTCAAAATCGTAGTGTAAATTAACTACCTTCCGGTTATTTTTTATTTTTCTTTAACCCTTTCCTCAAAAAAACGTCGTATCTTTGCAGTGTATATGCGAAAATTAAAATATGATCTTAAATAAATTGACACTACCGGAATTGCTCAAAAATAGCTGTTCCAAATTTAAAGACAACTTATCTTTAAATTTTGTTCAATCAGGAAACAGGACTTATCGGGATTTTTACAATGAAGTTCTTTCTATATCCAATCATCTTTTAGAATTAGGAATCCGAAAAGGAGATAAAGTGGCCATCCTAAGTGCCAACATGCCCAACTGGGGAATCACCCAGTTTGCCATTGCACAAATCGGAGCCATTGCCGTGCCTGTACTTCCCGGTTTCAGTACCACTGAAATCCAAAATATATTCGAACATTCGGAAGCTAAAATCATATTTGTGTCCAAACTACTTTATAAGCTGGTAGCCGATATAAAAACAAACTTTCTGGAACATAAAATCCTGATGAATACTTTCGCCCATATCCCGGCAGGATACCCGGTGGAAAACATCGAAAAACTGGAACAGGATATTCCGTTAAATAACCTCAAACCGCTTCCGGAAATTTGCATCGAAGAAGAAGACACCGCTTCCATCATCTATACCTCCGGAACAACCGGATTCTCAAAAGGCGTGGAGCTAAGTCACAAAAACCTGGTGTGGGACGCCCAACAATGCAGCACCATACAACCCGTCAGTACAAACGACCGGTTTTTAAGTATTTTACCACTGGCTCATACATATGAAAACACGCTGGGGTTACTGCTGCCGCTGATGTTCGGAGCACAGATATTTTATCTCGACCGGGTTCCGACACCGAAGCTACTGGTGCCGGCTATGCAAAAGATTCGGCCGACAGTCATGCTATCAGTTCCCCTGGTTATCGAGAAGATATACAAAACTCAGATATTACCGAAATTCAATTCTTCCCGGTTGATGAGCTGTTTATATAAATTCACTCCCATACGCAAAACACTAAACCGCCTCGCCGGTAAAAAGCTTATGCAGACATTCGGCGGAGAACTGGTATTCTTCGGAGTCGGAGGTTCTAAATTAGACCCGACAGTCGAAAGTTTCTTACGTGAAGCCCGTTTCCCATACGCCATCGGTTACGGCTTGACCGAAACAGCCCCGATGACAGCCGGCAGCAACCCGTCGCAAACCTTTTTACAGGGAGTCGGTCCCGTTATGGAAGGTGTACAGGTGAAAATCAACGAACCGAACAACAAAGGAGAAGGTGAAATCTGGATCAAAGGTCCGAACGTCATGAAAGGATACTATAAAAAACCGGAATTAACCCGGGAATCGATCACTCAGGACGGCTGGTTTAAAACCGGCGACCTCGGCTCTTTCGACAAGAAAGGAAGGTTATCGATCCGGGGACGGATAAAAACCATGATTTTAGGGGCTTCCGGCGAAAACATCTATCCGGAAGAAATCGAATCGATCATCAACAATTTCCGGTTTGTAAACGAGTCCCTCGTTGTCGAGTCCAAAGGGAAATTAGTTGCAATGGTTCATTTCAACATGGAAGAGTTGGAAAAACAATATCAGAAGCTAAAAACCCAGGCCGGAAACTACAAAGCGTATATCAACGATTACATCGAAGAACAGAAAAAAGAACTTTTCGAATACGTCAACAGCCGGGTCAATAATTTTTCCAAACTACAATTGGTTATGGTCCAAAGCGAACCTTTCGAAAAAACGCCGACACATAAAATCAAACGTTTCTTATACAACAACGTTCAACTTTAAGAACCACATAAAAAACAGCCGGAAAAATTGAACTGAACCCCAAAAGTTGGACGGTTAATATTATTTAAGAGGCGCTTTTAGAATTGAATAAAGCTCGGTATTTTACCGGGCTGTTTTCGTTTATCGGACCATAAAATAACGATTGACTATCTGATGTGAAAATCCATCATACACTCCTCTCCCATATACATCCGCAGCCGGTCCCCGATTTGAAGTCCCCGGTAACGGTAAGGGTTTCCACAGTAAAAGAAATCACCGATTTTAATCATATAAAATCCGGATGCCAAAGCAACAAACTCATCGGCATGTAACGGTAATTCCCGCATCGTTCCGGTAAAAACGGTCGTTTCGTTCACTTGTAAAGAATAGTTTACATTCTCCCCCTGATAGTCCCGCAACTCACTTTGCGCTGCGGAATCGTCGAAGGCTGCAGCAACACCACACGGCAACCCTTTCATTTTCAATTCGCTCTCCAATGTGTCCGCATAAAAACGCAAACCGACGCCCACCTCATTGTAATACCTGCCGGCAAACCGCTCGGATACACCTTTCCCCAGCTTACAGGCACGAAACACCAATTGCGGTACACAACTCAATTCCCGGGTAAATGCCGGAAAATAAAAATCATTGTTATTACGCAACAAAGCATTATCCCCGATGACCCCCACCGTAAAACTACCTTGTTCGTTATATTCTGCACATAGAAGCTTCATATCCTATACCCGGTCAAAAAAGAAGTTCCGTTAACGGACGCTTCGGTACATGATGAGTACCGTCAGCTTCCCGCCAATACCTGTAATCTTCTTCCTCCATATCATCCACAACCACCTTCTCCACTGGTTTTCCCAATGCAATCACATACATAATCCGCATATATTCCGGCAACTGCAACACTTTAACCAACCGGTCGTTCTTAAAAGCCTTGATTATACATCCGCCGTAACCTTTTTCTACCGCCCCCAAAAGTATCGTCTGTGCCTGTATTCCGTCATCACACAAACAATTCTCCACAATCCGGGTATCCAGTAATTGAACCAGGTAAGCAGCCGGACGTTCTCCCTCGGCAGGACCGGCCCAATCAGTCAGATATCCGGCCCAGGCCAATGCCGGAAATATTTCGGCACATTTTTCCCTTGTAGAAACGATACGGTATTTCAACGGCTGTGCATTACGCCCGGAAGCACACCAGCGAGTCAATGCCACCAATTCTTTTAATTCATCCTCCGATAGCCTTACCTGCTCGTCAAAACGACGGTAACTCCGGTTCTTCTGTAACAGATCCTGTAACATAATTCAATTTTATTATACCAATCTCAATATTTGTAATCCATCGACTTTTTCGACGATTTTATCCCTTCGGGTGACAAAATAAATTTATCTTTGTCAAGGTTGTCAAAAATAACAAAAAAAAAGAAAGCCTGAAAGTAAAATCGTCGGGCACAGGATTTATAAAAAAGGGTATATGAATTCATTCCTGCAACTGTTAGCCGAAGATCTGATTCGTAAATATCAGTACAATCTGAAAGACCTGACGGTGTTGTTTCCGAATAAAAGAGCCGGATTATTTTTGGCCGAAGCATTATCCAAGCGGATTGGTCAACCGATATGGATGCCTGCTATTCTCACGCTTCCGGAGTTTATCGAACGGCAAACCGGACTGAAAACAGCCGACAACCTCCCTCTAATTATTAAATTATACAAAGCATATACCCAGGTATCCGGTTCTACGGAGAAATTCGAAGATTTCTACTTCTGGGGAAACATGCTTTTAGGAGATTTCGACGACATCGACAAATACCTGGCAGATCCTCAGGCTTTATTTTCCAATATAATCTCTCTGAAAGAAGTTGAAATCAATTTTCCTTACCTTTCTCCGGAACAGATCGATGCCGTAAAAAGCTTCTGGAGCAGTTTCAATCCTGAAAAATACAGTCTGGAGCAACAGGAATTTCTCAAAGTATGGAACAACCTCTATCCGACCTACCTGAAATTCAAAGAACGGCTTTTTAAAGAAAATCTCTGTTACGAAGGAATGGGACAGCGTTTCTTTTATGAGCATATCGAAAACTATGCTCAAAAAACACCGGTTATCTTTGCCGGTTTCAATGCATTGAACAAATGCGAAAAACAAATATTCACCTTTTACAAAAACAATAAACAAGCTATATTCTACTGGGATTACGACATATATTACACCTCAAATGAATTCCACGAGGCCGGAAACTTTATCCGGGAGAACCTGACCTTATTCCCCAATGAATTAGGTCCCGAACATTTCAACAATTTCAAATACAACGGTAAAAATATCGAATACATCTCAGTACCTTCCAATATCGGGCAAGCCAAACTTATCCCGACCCTACTGAATGATGCCTCCCGCAAAAATCCACGGAAAACGGCTCTGGTACTATGCGATGAACGGCTGTTAATTCCGGTCATGCATTCTATCCCGGAAGATATCTCCAAAATAAACATTACCATGGGCTATCCGGCCCAAAACACCTCCGTCGCGGCATTACTGTATATGCTGGGGGAATTGAAAAATTACAGCAAAACCGAAAACGGTAACACCTATTACTATTATAAACCGGTCATTGCTTTACTCAACCACAAATTGATCAAAGACAGCTGCCCCGAAGACATTGACAAGATCACGGATTACATCCGAAAAAAAAATATTGTATATATTGCCGGGAAAAATCTACACTTCAACGCCCTAACCCGTGTAATCTTTTCCGAAGAGGAACAAAATATTCCCGATTATCTGCTCCGCATCTTAAAATTACTTTCGGCCTCTTCTCCGGACACGGAAAGAACACTTTATCCGCTGGAAAAGGAATTTATCTTTACTTTTTATACACAGATACAGTGCCTAAAAAACACGTTCGAAGAAGAAAAAATCGTGCCCGAGAACAAACTGTACTTACAGATCATCAATAAAATCATCAACACAACGACAATACCCTTTAGCGGAGAACCTCTCGAAGGATTACAAATCATGGGACTGCAAGAAACCCGTATGCTGGACTTCGACAACCTGATCCTTTTTTCCGCCAACGAAGGTATTATTCCACACACAGGGCATATTTCCTCTTTTATCCCTTACAATTTAAGAGTCGGCTTTCAGCTCCCGACTCCGGAACACCAGGATGCTCTGTTTGCTTATTACTTTTACCGGGTACTACAACGTGCCAGACAAATAAAAATCCTTTATAATTCAGTAACACAAGGCTTATCCGGTGGAGAAAAAAGCCGTTTTTTGCTCCAGATGAAATACGAATCGGGCTTACCGATCACGGAACACAATTTCCAGAACCATATCTCCGTAGAAGAAGCCCGGAAAATAGAAATCGTATACAACAAGGAAATTCTTGATACCTTATACGCATATACACAATCTCCGGAGATATCCCTGTCTCCCTCGGCCTTAAACATATACATCGACTGCCCTTTGAGATTCTATTTCAAATACATTGCCGGAATCAAGGAAAAAGAAGAAATGGCCGAAGAATTGGATCAACGCTTATTGGGAAATATCTTCCACGAATGTTCCCAATCGTTATATGCAACAGTCGCTGAACAGGAAATAACTGCGGACGTAATTAACCGGATACTTCATAACCGGGAACAGCTCGATAAACACATCCGGAAATCGTACCTGAATTTTTACGATTCACAGGTCATCCGCCTGATCGACAGCGGTAGCAACGAACTTATACTGGAAGTTATAAAAAAATACCTCCGGCAAATGTTTCAGTATGACAAAACCATATGTCCGTTCCGCATTATCTCCATGGAAAAAAGATACACCGTTCCCATCCCGATAAATACGCCAAACGGTTTAAAATCCGTATACATAGGCGGCATTATCGACCGGATAGACCAAATTGATCATGCTGTCCGGATCATTGACTATAAAACAGGAGCAGATACAACTGTTTTCCGGGATATACCGTCGATCTTCGATCCGACGGACAACAACCGGAACAAAGCTGCATTTCAAACCCTTCTTTATTGCCTGATGTTCGGCTACAATCATCCGCAATATCCGGTACTTACTCCGGGCATATACAGTACAAAACTGCTTTTCGGAAAAGATTACAACTACAAATTAAAATGCAACAATTCCTATATCTCCGATTTCAGTGCTTACAGAGAGGATTTTTATCAGTTACTTACAGAATTATTGAGTCGTCTTTTTTCTTCAGACAACTCTTTTACGCAAACTCTTAATGAAAAAAAATGCCGGACTTGTCCCTATTCCGGCATTTGCAGAAAATAAAAATACAAAAGATTCCCCAGAGCCACCACCGATAAATTTCCGACAGCCCCGGGAGAAAAATCGAATAAATAGATACCAACAAGCTTGACACAAAAAATGACATCGTCTCCAATGCCATGTCTATTTTAATCAAAGAGTTTTCCTCTATATAAAACGAGAAAGGCCATCGTATAAACGACAGCCCTCTACGTAATACATTGTATCAGCACATTTTAGCGCATATTTTATATCAATATTCGTCCTCGTTGAAAAAGAAATCATCTTTACTCGGATAATCCGGCCAAATGTCTTCGATACTTTCAAAAATTTCCTCATCATCTTCAATATCCTGAAGATTTTCAATTACTTCCATTGGTGCACCGGAACGGATAGCATAATCTATCAATTCATCTTTAGATGCAGGCCAAGGTGCATCTTCCAATTTCGACGCAAGTTCAAGGGTCCAGTACATAGTATATTCGTTTTAACCGTTTTCCAAAATTTTCGCAAAAGTAAAGTTTTTACGGGAAAAAACAATAGTGAGAGGTCAAATTATTGTTAATAATTCTAAAAACACGCTTGAAAAAGCAAAGGCTCAATATGTATTGTCGCATCCATATTCAATTCTTTTTTTATGCGAACCTCTACTCTGGTAGCCAGGGCATGTGCTTCTGCCACGGTTTTTTCCCCGGGGATTTTTACATGAAAAGTAAATTCAATATGATCCCCGTAATTATGGATATGAAAATGATGCGGAAACGCACTTTCTCCCATTTCTTCGGCAACGATCTTTTTTACTTCACTGACCGTAGCGGCAGAAGGCTCTTCCCCCAAAATTTTATTGACGGCTTCCCGGATAATTCCATAAGCGGCATAAAAAAGCATCAAAGAAACCACAATTCCCAAAGCACTGTCCATCCACCAGATATAGGGACTCAAAAATATACCCGCCAAAACGACTACGGAAGAAAGCGCATCGCTCCGGTGATGCCATCCGTCTGCCTTTACCGAAGAATTCCCGGTTATCCGGGCAATCCGGAACGCATATTGGGCCAATCCTTCTTTCACGGCAATAGAAAGGATCGTAGCAACATACGCCCATGCTCCGAAACGGGCAAATTCATGTGCCGTAAACTTAGCAATGGAATCCTTGATAAATTCGATACCGACCATCACTAACAACAAAGCAATAATAATAGCTGAAATCTGTTCCCAGCGTCCATGACCGAAAGGATGTTCTTTATCCGGTTTACGGGTTGACAAACGAATTCCGACAATGACCATCAGCGAAGTAAGAGAATCCGAAAGGGTATGCCAGGCATCTGCAATCAAAGCTACAGAAGCCGATACGATCCCTGCATAATATTTCAACACGAAAAGCAGCAAATTCAATATGACGGAGACAACTCCTTCCTGGTACCCCAGCTTCGAATTAGATTTCCCCATAATTATCAAATATTTTACTCATCGGAGAAGTGTTGCAATACTCTTCGGTAGGTATTAAAAATTTTAGCCTTGGAAACGAAACCGATGTATTTATCATTCTGAATAACCGGAAGATTCCAGGCATCTGTCTCCTCAAATTTTTTCATCACGACATCCATCGGATCTTCAACATTTACAACAGCAGGCGGCGTCACCATATAATCCCGTACATAAGTCGTCGTGTACAAATCCTGATTAAACATGATTTTCCGGATATTATCCAGCAATACGATTCCCAACAACTCCCCGTTTACGTCGATTACCGGAAAAATATTCCGCGAAGATTTGGATACAACCTTCACCATATCTCCTAACGTAGCATCCACCGATATGGTTTTGAGATCGGTCTCAATTACTTTATCCAGCTTCATCAATGTAAGCACAGCCTTATCCTTATTATGAGTGATCAGATCCCCTTTCATAGCCAAACGGCGGGCATAAATAGAATGGGGCTCCATCCCCCTCCCCGTCAGATGCGCCACAACAGATGTAAGCATAAGCGGCACCAGCATAGCGTATCCCCCGGTAATCTCCGCAATCAAAAACATAGCTGTAAGCGGGGAATTCATAACTCCGGACATGACTCCCGCCATTCCGGCCAAAACGAAATAACTCACAGGCACCGTAACAATTCCGGACATATTGATCAATGTAGCTATCAAAAAGCCACCTACACCGCCGGTAAATAAACTGGGAGCAAAAACACCACCTACACCACCGCTACCATTGGTAAGCGCAGTAGCAATCACTTTCACGAATACCAGACCGATAACATACAATACAACCATGAACATACTCCCTTTCAGACTGAAAAAATAGGTATTGTTCAATATATTGTCTGCATTATCTGTCAGTAAGTCCTGTAATGAGGTATACCCCTCCCCGTACAACGGAGGAAAAATATAAATCAACAAACCGAGCAATGCCCCCCCCACCAACACCTTTTTAAAAGGATTCTTGATAGAAGCCACAAAATGCTCGATACGGATATTCATCCGGATAAAATAAACCGATAAAAAACCGCAGAATATGCCTAAAATAATATAATACGGTACATTAGCCAACGAAAAATGATCGTGTACGGTAAAATCGAGAACCATCCCGTCCCCCATCAGGAAGTACACCAAAACATAGGAAGAAATAGCCGAAATCATCAACGGTATCAAAGAAGCCATTGTCAAATCCAGCATCAGCACTTCGAGCGTAAAGACAATTCCGGCAATAGGAGCCTTAAATATACCGGCAATGGCACCGGCGGCACCGCATCCGATCATTAGTGTCATGACCTTATAATTCATCCGGAAAAAGCGGGCCAGATTCGAACCGATAGAAGCCCCCGTCAACACAATGGTAGCCTCCGTACCAACAGACCCTCCGAAACCGATCGTAATCGTACTGGCAATCATCGATGAATAATTGTTATGAGGCTTTATCATACTGTTCCGGCGTGAAATCGCATACAACACTTTCGTTACCCCATGACTGATATCTTCACGCACAAAATAACGGACAAAAAGAGACGTCAACCATATACCTATAAAAGGATAAATAAAAAAAAGCAAACTTCCCCCGTCCACCTGAAGCCGTTCTGTAAAAAACAAATGGGTATAATGCACCATATTTTTCAACATAACAGCAGCCAGTCCGGTCACGACGCCCACCAACAGGCTCAAAACCAGAATAAAATTCTTTTCTTTTACATAGCGTACCCGCCAAATCAAAAAACGTCCGAACCAATTACTCCACCACGACATGATTTCAATATTAAGACAGTCCTGTCACTGTATGCAACATCATTTGTCTTGTCTATTTTTTATTAATACTTTTCAATGAACCGTACTGCGGATAAAACTCCAGTGACAACCCCTCATTACTGATGACATCCGTTGGAATTGTTTTAATTACGCCGAGTTGTGGAACAACTGTAGGGAAACTCTGCAAAACCTCGTTGACTTTCATTAAACTCACGGTTGCTGTTGCCGGAACACGATAATAAATCGCACTGGAAGCAGGCACCGTTGTATTATCGGAAGGGGCTGACGGAACAATGACATTGTCTACTCTAATTCCATAAGCCATTGCCGAAACATTTCTTTTCGGCACAATACCGGCAGCTTCTGTAAAGCGGAATGCCACAACGGTCTCTCCGGCCTTTTCCGGAACAACGGTAAATGTTTGCTCAAAACGCTGTACAGACTCTTTCCCCATAAATAACATCAGGTAATCTTTTTCCATGCGATCGAATTCTTTCAGAATAATACGCAAGGATTCTCCGTCCGGCACACTGTTCTCCGCTGCCAACAACCGGGTACGCTCTGAACGTATCCTAAAAATTTCTTTTACGGCTTCACTCATATTATCTTCCGCACTCTTCGTCGTATACCTGACAATAGGATCCCATATTTTTTTCATCACTCCGTCAATCTCCTGATATGTGTAATTGGTATCAAGCACTTCTTTCAACGGATTATAGGTGTTCAGCGATGTTATATCCACTACCTCTTCAGTCTCCTCCTGAAAAGGCACATAACTCCAAACAGCATCCGGCACCGGCGATGCCGAAGAACGGGCTGCAACACCTGCAATAAACCCCTCCGGACTCAAACTCAACATGACAGGATTATAATCGCCGCTGCTCGTCATAGCGTACATTGCATTTTCATCCGGGATATAATAAGGCTTCATTTCAATATCAACGATCCTCCAATAATTTCCGGCTACGGTAATGTCGGGTTTCACCCCCAACTCCCGTTCGGCATTTTTCCAGAAAGGTCCGGGAACCTGATGCGTACATTCCAATTGAACCTTCACTTGATAAGCAACTTTAGGCAAACAGTAACTTACCGTAAGAGGCGTTGTTATTTCTTTCTTTTTCTGTGCCGTCACGGAAAAAAAGATTCCGGCAGTCAATAACAATACAAAAGCAATCTTTCTCATAAACGTTGTGATTTATTCCTTATTACTTCGTTTTTTACTAATTCCAAAGTATGCCAGGCCTTCCCCATATTTTCAGCAACCAAACCCGCATATACCCCTCTTTCTCCAACCTCTTCAGCCACATAATCCCCCACCAGTCCATGGGCATAAACGGCACATTTGACAGCTTCTTCAGAAGGCATTCCGTTCGCCGATAAAGCCAGTATAACCCCTGTCAACACATCTCCCATCCCTCCTTTAGCCATTCCGGGATTACCGGTCATATTAAACCAGTATTTTCCGGCAGGCGATACGATAACCGTATGAGCACCTTTCTGTAAAATACATACGTTATAACGACTTGCAAAAATGCTTAATTTATTTAATCTCTCAAAATCATTTCCGCTTTTTCCGGCCAATCTTTCAAATTCTTTAGGATGAGGAGTAAGTATAGACCCCTCGGGCAACCTATCCAACAGAGCAGGATGAGCTGCCAATATATTCAAAGCATCTGCATCCAGTATAAGAGGCCTCTTCCACTCTTCCAGTAGCATTTTTAACGCCCGTACCGTTTCCGGCTTTTGTCCCAATCCCGGACCAACGGCTATCGCATCGTATTTTTCCGCATTCTTCAACACCGAAAAACAACATTCAGAAAGATCCGTATCCGCCAAAGCTTCCGGAACGGCCATCTGTATCAATTGCCGTTCCCCGCACGGGATATGACAACTAAGCAAACCGAGTCCCGAACGCACCGCGGCTTTGGCCGCCAGAATGGCCGCTCCCATCATACCCTGTGAACCGGCAATCAGCAAACCGTGCCCATTCGTTCCTTTGTGGGCAAAAGTTTCCGCTACCGGTAATTCATCTGCAACAAGACGCTCCGTTAAATAATAATAAGGGGTAGATGTAAGTGAGATTCCCTCCGGATGAAGTCCGATATCGACTATACTCCACTTACCGACAAAAGCAGCATTCTCCGGAAACATAAAAGCCAGTTTGGGAAATTGAAACGTCAATGTATAGTCAGCCCGTACAATACAATCCCTGTCATTGCCTGAATTATCCTCTCCCATCAGCCCGGAAGGAATATCCACAGCCACTACCCGGTTAGGAACCGCATTGATTTTATGAATCACGCCTGCTGCCGGTCCGGTAACAGGACAATTGAGGCCGGAACCGAACATGGCGTCTATAATTACAGCATTCTCTTCCGGTACAAAATCATTCTCCCCCGATACCACGACGATTTTCCCTTTCCAGCGTTCACTATTCTTCTCACAATCCGGACTCATTTTTGTCCCGGCCAACTGAAATACAGTAACCGCATATCCTTTTTCTGCCAGTAACCGGGCAATGACAAAACCGTCACCCCCATTGTTACCTCTGCCTGCAATTACCGTAAACCGGACATAATTGCCATAAATTTCTAAAAATTTTTCAGTCCATTTTATAGCAGCCCTCTCCATGAGGTCTATCGATTTTATAGGCTCATGTTCAATCGTATAGCGATCCAGTTCTGCGATCTGCAAGGTTTTAAAGATTTTATTTAACATTCTCATCTGTCTACTCAAACGTTTTAAAATCGAAAAATAAAGAAAAATTCTTATATTTGCCCCCGCTGAAAATAATAATTAAATCTAAATAATTAAGTCTATGTTTAAAAACCAACCTAAAGGACTGTATGCCCTGGCTCTTGCCAACACAGGAGAACGTTTCGGGTATTACACGATGCTTGCTATTTTTACACTTTTCCTGCAGGCAAAATTTGGCTTTAGTTCAACAGCTACATCTAACATTTTTGCTGGTTTCTTGGCCTTAGTTTATTTTTTACCAATTTTAGGAGGTATTCTTGCCGATAAATTTGGTTACGGAAAAATGGTAACGGCCGGTATCGTTGTCATGTTTGCCGGTTATACCTGCCTTGCAATCCCTACCGGGGGGGATGCTTTCGGTATTGCTGCCATGTTCGGGGCACTTTTCCTAATAGCATTGGGTACAGGCTTATTCAAAGGCAATCTTCAGGTAATGGTCGGTAATCTTTACGACGACCCGAAATATTCAGACAAACGCGACACCGCATTCAGTCTATTTTATATGGCTATCAATATCGGTGCTCTTTTTGCTCCTACAGCTGCCTCAAAAATTACGGAACATTTCATGGGAAAAGCCGGTTTCAAATACCAAGGCGATATTCCTGCCCTTTGTCACGAATTTTTGGATAAAGGACAAGAAATGGCAACCGAATCACTCAATACATTGACTCAATTTGCTCACCAAGTATCCGGATTCAACGGAGACCTGGCTGCATTCTCTCATAAATACATCGATGAGCTATCTCTTTCATACCACTATGGATTTGCCGTGGCATGTATTTCACTTATCGCATCAATGCTTATCTACCAGGTATTCAAGAGAACCTTCAAACATGCAGATGTCAACACAAAACAAGCTGCTGCAAACGGAAA
It encodes the following:
- a CDS encoding AMP-binding protein, with the translated sequence MILNKLTLPELLKNSCSKFKDNLSLNFVQSGNRTYRDFYNEVLSISNHLLELGIRKGDKVAILSANMPNWGITQFAIAQIGAIAVPVLPGFSTTEIQNIFEHSEAKIIFVSKLLYKLVADIKTNFLEHKILMNTFAHIPAGYPVENIEKLEQDIPLNNLKPLPEICIEEEDTASIIYTSGTTGFSKGVELSHKNLVWDAQQCSTIQPVSTNDRFLSILPLAHTYENTLGLLLPLMFGAQIFYLDRVPTPKLLVPAMQKIRPTVMLSVPLVIEKIYKTQILPKFNSSRLMSCLYKFTPIRKTLNRLAGKKLMQTFGGELVFFGVGGSKLDPTVESFLREARFPYAIGYGLTETAPMTAGSNPSQTFLQGVGPVMEGVQVKINEPNNKGEGEIWIKGPNVMKGYYKKPELTRESITQDGWFKTGDLGSFDKKGRLSIRGRIKTMILGASGENIYPEEIESIINNFRFVNESLVVESKGKLVAMVHFNMEELEKQYQKLKTQAGNYKAYINDYIEEQKKELFEYVNSRVNNFSKLQLVMVQSEPFEKTPTHKIKRFLYNNVQL
- a CDS encoding nitroreductase family protein; its protein translation is MLQDLLQKNRSYRRFDEQVRLSEDELKELVALTRWCASGRNAQPLKYRIVSTREKCAEIFPALAWAGYLTDWAGPAEGERPAAYLVQLLDTRIVENCLCDDGIQAQTILLGAVEKGYGGCIIKAFKNDRLVKVLQLPEYMRIMYVIALGKPVEKVVVDDMEEEDYRYWREADGTHHVPKRPLTELLF
- a CDS encoding PD-(D/E)XK nuclease family protein → MNSFLQLLAEDLIRKYQYNLKDLTVLFPNKRAGLFLAEALSKRIGQPIWMPAILTLPEFIERQTGLKTADNLPLIIKLYKAYTQVSGSTEKFEDFYFWGNMLLGDFDDIDKYLADPQALFSNIISLKEVEINFPYLSPEQIDAVKSFWSSFNPEKYSLEQQEFLKVWNNLYPTYLKFKERLFKENLCYEGMGQRFFYEHIENYAQKTPVIFAGFNALNKCEKQIFTFYKNNKQAIFYWDYDIYYTSNEFHEAGNFIRENLTLFPNELGPEHFNNFKYNGKNIEYISVPSNIGQAKLIPTLLNDASRKNPRKTALVLCDERLLIPVMHSIPEDISKINITMGYPAQNTSVAALLYMLGELKNYSKTENGNTYYYYKPVIALLNHKLIKDSCPEDIDKITDYIRKKNIVYIAGKNLHFNALTRVIFSEEEQNIPDYLLRILKLLSASSPDTERTLYPLEKEFIFTFYTQIQCLKNTFEEEKIVPENKLYLQIINKIINTTTIPFSGEPLEGLQIMGLQETRMLDFDNLILFSANEGIIPHTGHISSFIPYNLRVGFQLPTPEHQDALFAYYFYRVLQRARQIKILYNSVTQGLSGGEKSRFLLQMKYESGLPITEHNFQNHISVEEARKIEIVYNKEILDTLYAYTQSPEISLSPSALNIYIDCPLRFYFKYIAGIKEKEEMAEELDQRLLGNIFHECSQSLYATVAEQEITADVINRILHNREQLDKHIRKSYLNFYDSQVIRLIDSGSNELILEVIKKYLRQMFQYDKTICPFRIISMEKRYTVPIPINTPNGLKSVYIGGIIDRIDQIDHAVRIIDYKTGADTTVFRDIPSIFDPTDNNRNKAAFQTLLYCLMFGYNHPQYPVLTPGIYSTKLLFGKDYNYKLKCNNSYISDFSAYREDFYQLLTELLSRLFSSDNSFTQTLNEKKCRTCPYSGICRK
- a CDS encoding DUF2795 domain-containing protein; this encodes MYWTLELASKLEDAPWPASKDELIDYAIRSGAPMEVIENLQDIEDDEEIFESIEDIWPDYPSKDDFFFNEDEY
- a CDS encoding cation diffusion facilitator family transporter produces the protein MGKSNSKLGYQEGVVSVILNLLLFVLKYYAGIVSASVALIADAWHTLSDSLTSLMVIVGIRLSTRKPDKEHPFGHGRWEQISAIIIALLLVMVGIEFIKDSIAKFTAHEFARFGAWAYVATILSIAVKEGLAQYAFRIARITGNSSVKADGWHHRSDALSSVVVLAGIFLSPYIWWMDSALGIVVSLMLFYAAYGIIREAVNKILGEEPSAATVSEVKKIVAEEMGESAFPHHFHIHNYGDHIEFTFHVKIPGEKTVAEAHALATRVEVRIKKELNMDATIHIEPLLFQACF